In Halobacteriovorax marinus SJ, the following proteins share a genomic window:
- a CDS encoding gluzincin family metallopeptidase: protein MDEIKRNGRFNLKASKQTIFMSALVVYTLCLTSCVPSQSGGGKRSSSGGVSNTSASVNIGFGRVLHDNPIILSGNPALDHTINLNTLLKSQQDEVINGQYLQKSCIDDPQCFEVKKDNISPLYQSTNQKWAFDASTVEFDQVQMFTHMNWMISKYNTDLVTAYSSYYGPGASGLSTSIPMSLFNSGATWESSPLRGYALCDDLPNNAFFSPSTYSICLGFDSIYENVKFVQDPSVLYHELGHALVHNAMNFRSRASGTVAIDSNLGYFAYDEGKAINEGLADFFSYYMNGRSHIGEWAMGRFLNLSRPMSESDPIHAAGVSESSEGRLSYPTYLGYDPNNPEDNSEEIHYAGQIISHFLVAFTKDLQSACSFNNDYARTFTFRLLIETLAYLGDFSSYGIEGAGSYGVNHTPENAKEWLQKNKPVTYRRFAQVFSRFVKGSVATDSSLCNFNSYNIQRLEQLLDDYGLLLFKNYDVNGSRSLAESLQKVEELNRQKTVLIKKNQVIVDNRTGKSTAFIFDSYSDMNAAAKSLTNGFIDGSLSNTIFENGNLKYNNGNGQISPGELVGVLLNLYNNSNSTMAGVRILANDWDHMQDGKPCNNLSDNFPSTSQGGVTPTTHPGCADEALDNGVGVLDTQTVEPVCFFQDTQDDAAVWVSQETYMNSKAIEATECLGGSSSTKDCLIRAPKGADVAWYSRIDAKKTWAESLVDSNGENEFKASNIFFLEVSPSIPPGTTVNCRLRVTFTNCEDCHNYSSEDTGNTYSPNVHTPFEQNGDEYKDYKYSGADPFKVINFQFTVID, encoded by the coding sequence ATGGATGAAATAAAGAGAAACGGACGATTCAATTTAAAAGCAAGTAAGCAGACAATTTTCATGTCTGCTCTTGTAGTTTATACACTTTGCTTAACGTCATGTGTACCAAGTCAAAGCGGTGGCGGAAAAAGATCTTCTAGCGGAGGCGTTTCCAATACTTCAGCTTCAGTAAATATAGGGTTTGGAAGAGTGTTACATGACAACCCTATTATACTTTCAGGAAATCCAGCACTAGATCATACAATAAATCTAAATACTCTTTTGAAATCACAACAAGACGAAGTTATTAACGGACAATACTTACAAAAGTCTTGTATTGATGACCCTCAATGTTTTGAAGTAAAGAAAGATAATATATCTCCACTCTATCAATCAACAAATCAGAAGTGGGCTTTTGATGCAAGCACAGTAGAGTTTGATCAAGTTCAAATGTTTACACATATGAATTGGATGATCTCAAAATATAATACAGACTTAGTTACCGCCTACTCTTCCTATTACGGACCAGGAGCAAGTGGCCTATCCACATCAATTCCAATGAGCCTCTTCAATAGCGGTGCCACTTGGGAGAGCTCTCCGCTCAGAGGATATGCTCTCTGTGATGATCTGCCTAATAACGCATTCTTTAGTCCATCGACCTATTCGATATGTTTAGGCTTTGATAGTATTTATGAAAATGTAAAATTTGTACAAGATCCATCAGTTCTCTATCACGAGCTTGGCCATGCACTTGTTCACAATGCTATGAATTTTAGATCAAGAGCAAGTGGGACAGTTGCCATTGATTCTAACCTTGGTTACTTCGCCTACGACGAAGGAAAGGCAATAAATGAAGGTCTAGCTGACTTCTTTAGCTATTATATGAATGGTCGCTCTCATATTGGAGAATGGGCCATGGGAAGATTCTTAAACCTTAGTCGTCCAATGAGTGAAAGTGACCCTATTCACGCGGCCGGTGTAAGTGAAAGCTCAGAGGGAAGACTCTCCTACCCAACATACCTAGGATACGATCCAAATAATCCAGAAGATAATTCTGAAGAAATTCACTATGCGGGACAAATAATTTCTCACTTCTTAGTGGCCTTCACTAAAGACCTTCAAAGTGCATGCTCGTTTAATAATGACTATGCTAGAACATTTACTTTCAGATTATTAATCGAAACTTTAGCCTACCTAGGAGACTTCTCCTCTTATGGAATTGAAGGTGCTGGTAGTTATGGAGTGAATCACACTCCAGAAAATGCGAAAGAATGGTTACAGAAAAATAAGCCCGTCACTTACAGACGTTTTGCTCAAGTATTTTCTAGATTCGTAAAAGGCTCTGTTGCAACAGACTCAAGTCTATGTAACTTCAATTCGTATAATATCCAAAGACTAGAACAATTATTAGATGACTATGGTCTCCTACTCTTTAAAAACTATGATGTAAATGGCAGTAGATCTCTTGCTGAATCATTACAGAAAGTTGAAGAGTTAAATAGACAGAAGACAGTTCTCATCAAAAAGAATCAGGTTATTGTAGACAATAGAACAGGAAAATCTACAGCTTTTATTTTTGATAGCTACTCAGATATGAATGCAGCGGCCAAGAGTTTAACCAATGGGTTTATTGACGGCTCTTTGAGTAATACTATTTTTGAAAATGGTAACTTAAAGTACAACAATGGCAATGGACAAATCTCTCCAGGAGAGCTCGTTGGCGTACTTCTAAACCTATACAATAATTCTAATAGCACAATGGCCGGAGTTAGAATTCTCGCTAATGATTGGGATCATATGCAAGATGGAAAGCCATGTAATAATCTAAGCGATAACTTCCCTAGTACAAGTCAGGGTGGAGTTACTCCTACTACTCATCCAGGCTGTGCTGATGAAGCACTAGATAATGGTGTTGGCGTTCTTGATACACAAACTGTAGAACCAGTATGTTTTTTCCAAGATACTCAAGACGATGCGGCCGTATGGGTTAGCCAGGAAACCTATATGAATTCAAAAGCAATTGAGGCCACAGAGTGCTTAGGTGGTTCGTCATCGACGAAAGACTGCTTAATTAGAGCTCCAAAGGGTGCTGACGTTGCATGGTATTCTAGAATTGATGCTAAAAAGACATGGGCAGAATCTCTTGTCGATAGCAATGGAGAGAATGAGTTTAAAGCTAGTAATATCTTCTTTCTTGAAGTGAGTCCTTCTATTCCTCCAGGAACAACAGTTAATTGTAGATTAAGAGTGACATTTACTAATTGTGAAGACTGCCACAACTATTCAAGTGAAGATACAGGTAATACTTATTCTCCTAATGTCCATACTCCTTTTGAACAAAATGGAGATGAATATAAAGACTATAAGTACTCTGGCGCTGATCCATTTAAAGTTATTAACTTTCAATTTACGGTAATAGATTAA
- a CDS encoding DUF547 domain-containing protein, with protein sequence MSSIKIYITLFTLAIISSCNREPDKEKVLSPQKGQADIASLKKKIVFEPKKGDISPKGYNWVHFDLASYYSGALYEHGLKGRYRESVLIKKREKLFSYLKENANVQETDFKNWNQKHQTSFLINTYHASLLKLMIKREFKNLDNTLYDEEGSILIFDNKYSIQEYIQNIFLNYVKDPNVAFTLKCFEKNCPEFRNTIYNYKNVETLVKQSAIRYFIDKDKEIIANGKVKLPYLQKLFSPILPKDQKSFKIYIEDLTKPITKNARLKLNKETSISK encoded by the coding sequence ATGAGTTCAATAAAAATATATATCACACTATTCACTCTTGCCATTATATCCTCTTGCAACAGGGAACCTGATAAAGAAAAAGTTTTATCCCCTCAGAAAGGACAAGCTGATATAGCTTCCTTAAAAAAGAAAATAGTATTTGAGCCTAAGAAAGGAGATATATCCCCTAAGGGATATAATTGGGTTCATTTTGATCTTGCATCCTATTACTCTGGAGCACTTTATGAGCACGGTCTTAAAGGACGCTATAGAGAGTCTGTACTGATAAAAAAAAGAGAGAAACTCTTTTCCTACTTGAAGGAGAATGCAAATGTACAAGAAACAGATTTTAAAAATTGGAACCAAAAACATCAAACCTCTTTTCTTATAAATACCTACCATGCAAGCTTACTAAAGTTAATGATTAAAAGAGAGTTTAAAAACTTAGACAATACTCTATATGATGAAGAAGGCTCTATTCTCATATTTGATAACAAGTATAGCATTCAAGAATATATCCAAAATATTTTTCTAAATTATGTCAAAGACCCTAATGTTGCTTTTACACTAAAGTGCTTTGAAAAAAATTGCCCTGAGTTTAGAAATACAATTTATAATTACAAAAATGTAGAAACATTAGTTAAACAATCTGCGATTAGATACTTCATAGATAAAGACAAGGAAATTATCGCAAATGGAAAGGTTAAACTCCCCTATCTGCAAAAGCTTTTCTCTCCGATTCTTCCCAAGGACCAAAAAAGTTTTAAAATCTATATAGAAGATTTAACTAAACCAATCACTAAGAATGCTAGACTTAAACTAAACAAAGAAACTTCAATCTCTAAGTAA
- the uppP gene encoding undecaprenyl-diphosphatase UppP — MGIVEASIYGIIQGLTEFLPVSSSGHLALLPSILTIKDPGVSFDLAMHLGTALAIMCYFHRDIYKLIKNAFLLLDFKSPMTSDKRSSLHMIIATFSTGVIALCLKDFAENYGRDNSFIAFNLVFFGALMWISDVKFKEREEGELLKKESWKSALLIGIFQSFALFPGVSRSGITLTTARFLSISRNEASRFSFLLSLPLIIGGALLKYPEIVKGNEAFNLMSCFMGVFVSFVVGLLTIHYFLKFIKKIGLLPFAIYRFIIALLVILIL, encoded by the coding sequence ATGGGAATAGTTGAAGCATCAATATATGGGATCATACAAGGTTTAACGGAGTTTCTCCCCGTTTCTAGCAGTGGTCATCTCGCTCTTCTACCTAGTATTCTCACTATTAAAGATCCTGGTGTTAGCTTTGACTTGGCAATGCACTTGGGAACTGCTCTGGCCATAATGTGCTACTTTCACCGTGATATTTATAAATTAATTAAGAATGCTTTTCTCTTACTGGACTTTAAGTCCCCAATGACTAGTGATAAGAGAAGTTCCCTACATATGATTATTGCAACTTTTTCAACTGGTGTAATTGCTCTTTGCTTGAAAGATTTTGCTGAGAACTATGGAAGAGATAATAGCTTCATTGCCTTTAATCTAGTTTTCTTTGGTGCATTGATGTGGATAAGTGATGTTAAGTTTAAAGAGAGAGAAGAGGGTGAGTTACTCAAAAAGGAGAGTTGGAAAAGTGCACTTCTTATTGGGATCTTTCAATCTTTCGCTCTATTTCCTGGAGTCTCTAGATCTGGGATTACGCTGACAACTGCTAGATTTCTCTCTATATCAAGAAATGAAGCTTCTAGATTTTCATTTCTACTCTCTCTTCCTCTTATCATTGGAGGAGCACTCTTAAAGTATCCAGAGATTGTGAAAGGAAATGAAGCTTTTAATCTCATGAGCTGCTTTATGGGAGTCTTTGTTAGCTTTGTGGTTGGACTTCTAACAATTCACTACTTTCTAAAATTCATAAAGAAAATTGGATTACTGCCATTTGCAATTTATAGATTTATTATTGCACTATTAGTGATTCTCATTTTGTAA
- a CDS encoding nicotinamide-nucleotide amidohydrolase family protein, which translates to MKCALLIIGDELLAGRTRDLNGHWLSTYLPSIGVELCQVKTISDDESAITSSLDELYKRVDIVITSGGLGPTKDDITKNVLAKYFAKDLTFNDFSVKFIENLYSKFDREWNTQKNSYHFFPEGFTLVDNLNGYAPGLSYFEDQKLLLSAPGVPREFSSMVSNSLKELISKHFKRDDLKSFEYFSIRTKGVPEEVIFRDLCPGLWEKLSAIAKLSSLPHLLGIDLVLYFNSDQREEVIQAATKVISDSPLKDFVWQYGNLELEELIVKEAIEKNLTLGFAESCTGGLSSSKITDVAGASKVYYGSIVSYANSVKENILGVNPNTLSKYGAVSAQCAKEMAVGAQKSLGCDIAISYTGIAGPGGGSKEKPVGTVGIGWSCALEQDSEIIYHKGSRTDLKNKFSRSGLFKLLELIRQYK; encoded by the coding sequence ATGAAATGTGCACTACTCATTATTGGCGATGAACTCCTGGCCGGAAGAACCAGAGATCTCAATGGGCATTGGCTATCTACATACCTACCAAGTATTGGAGTAGAGCTTTGTCAGGTAAAAACTATTAGTGATGACGAGAGCGCTATAACCTCTTCCCTTGATGAGCTGTATAAGAGAGTGGATATTGTTATTACAAGTGGAGGCCTTGGCCCAACAAAAGATGATATCACCAAGAATGTTTTGGCAAAGTACTTTGCTAAAGATTTAACCTTCAACGATTTCTCAGTAAAATTTATAGAAAATCTTTATTCTAAATTTGATAGAGAATGGAATACTCAGAAAAACTCATACCACTTCTTTCCAGAAGGCTTCACTCTTGTAGATAACTTAAATGGCTATGCACCTGGACTAAGTTACTTTGAAGATCAGAAATTACTCTTAAGTGCACCAGGGGTTCCGAGAGAGTTTTCATCCATGGTTTCGAACTCACTAAAAGAGTTAATCTCAAAACACTTTAAAAGAGATGACCTTAAGAGCTTTGAATATTTCTCTATAAGAACCAAAGGTGTTCCAGAGGAAGTCATCTTTAGAGATCTCTGCCCAGGACTTTGGGAGAAACTAAGTGCGATTGCGAAACTAAGCTCTCTACCTCACCTCTTAGGGATTGATCTCGTTCTCTATTTTAATAGTGATCAAAGAGAAGAAGTCATTCAGGCCGCGACTAAAGTCATTTCGGATTCACCGCTAAAAGACTTTGTATGGCAATATGGGAATCTAGAGCTTGAAGAGTTGATAGTAAAAGAAGCGATAGAAAAAAATCTAACTCTAGGGTTTGCGGAATCGTGCACAGGGGGCCTCAGCTCTTCTAAAATTACTGATGTCGCAGGAGCATCGAAAGTCTACTACGGCTCCATTGTCAGTTACGCAAATTCAGTCAAAGAAAATATTCTTGGAGTAAATCCAAATACTCTCTCTAAGTATGGAGCTGTCAGTGCACAATGTGCTAAAGAGATGGCCGTTGGGGCTCAAAAGTCACTTGGATGTGATATCGCAATTTCTTATACTGGGATCGCAGGTCCAGGTGGTGGCAGTAAAGAAAAGCCTGTTGGAACAGTTGGAATTGGTTGGTCGTGTGCTCTTGAGCAAGACTCAGAAATTATTTACCACAAGGGCTCGCGCACCGATTTGAAAAATAAATTTTCTAGAAGTGGGCTCTTTAAATTGCTTGAGTTAATACGCCAGTATAAATAA
- a CDS encoding NAD(P)/FAD-dependent oxidoreductase — translation MSKKIQFVLDFEEDVENYLNKRHPKMVDYRILSKALDARGSNRGKRPRYNYHIEVIRAGEKFSGVKEVFKDLGEFKNKPIIIGAGPGGLFCALRLAEYGIPSILIERGERAHKRMKHIARYWRYGEFNTENNVCYGEGGAGLFSDGKLITRVKSPYVQYVMNRLVDFGAPEETAYISNPHLGSNKIRMLINKISDSLIESGCEIYYNTRVDELLYEDQSVKGVKLSDGRSLYSDRVVLATGHSAKEMYKHLEDHDVSMAAKDFSVGVRIEHPRELIDRIQYGDFAGSYLGAARYRLSYENKATHKGTYSFCMCPGGYVLSSGTDADGIVVNGMSNYARNSRWSNSALVVSVKGGEDFTTDKVLNGLDFQRKIEKKAYEKSCELATGKELPAQTLRDFLDGNIGKTALPKTSTPSGIVEAQLNTILPEFVSSHLRDALIQFDRRMSGFVSKNALLLAPETRTSAPVTILRDKHTLESVSHTGLYPCGEGAGHAGGITSAAVDGVRIAMSMIFSEKDYTDK, via the coding sequence ATGTCTAAAAAAATACAATTTGTTCTCGATTTTGAAGAGGACGTGGAAAATTATTTAAATAAGCGCCATCCAAAAATGGTGGATTATCGTATTTTATCTAAGGCATTAGATGCGAGAGGATCAAATAGAGGAAAGCGTCCTCGCTATAATTATCATATAGAAGTTATTCGCGCTGGTGAGAAATTCTCTGGTGTGAAAGAAGTCTTTAAAGATTTAGGTGAATTTAAAAATAAGCCCATTATCATTGGAGCTGGTCCTGGTGGACTTTTCTGTGCTCTTCGCCTGGCCGAATACGGAATTCCTTCTATTCTCATTGAGAGAGGTGAGAGGGCCCATAAGCGAATGAAGCATATTGCAAGATATTGGCGCTATGGTGAATTCAATACTGAGAATAACGTTTGTTACGGAGAGGGTGGTGCCGGACTCTTTAGTGACGGAAAGCTTATAACAAGAGTGAAGTCTCCCTATGTTCAATATGTGATGAATAGGCTCGTAGACTTTGGTGCTCCTGAGGAAACGGCCTATATTTCAAATCCTCACTTAGGTTCAAATAAAATTAGAATGCTCATCAATAAAATCAGTGACTCTCTAATAGAGAGTGGATGTGAGATTTATTATAATACGAGAGTAGATGAGCTTCTCTACGAAGATCAGTCTGTTAAAGGGGTTAAGCTTAGTGACGGAAGATCTCTCTATTCTGATAGAGTCGTTCTAGCAACGGGACACTCTGCTAAAGAGATGTATAAGCACTTAGAGGACCATGATGTTTCAATGGCCGCTAAGGACTTCTCTGTTGGTGTTCGAATTGAGCACCCACGAGAGTTGATTGATCGCATTCAATATGGGGACTTTGCTGGTAGTTACCTTGGTGCCGCTAGATATAGGCTTAGTTACGAAAATAAGGCCACTCATAAAGGAACATATAGCTTCTGTATGTGTCCCGGGGGATATGTTCTCTCTTCGGGAACAGATGCAGACGGAATAGTTGTTAATGGAATGAGTAATTATGCTAGGAACTCAAGATGGTCGAACTCTGCTCTTGTTGTGTCAGTTAAAGGCGGAGAAGACTTTACCACTGATAAAGTTTTAAATGGTCTAGACTTTCAACGAAAGATTGAAAAGAAGGCCTATGAGAAGTCTTGTGAGCTAGCTACAGGTAAGGAGCTTCCCGCTCAGACGTTGAGAGATTTCTTAGATGGAAATATTGGTAAAACTGCACTGCCTAAAACATCGACTCCGTCTGGTATTGTGGAGGCACAACTCAACACGATTCTTCCTGAGTTCGTCTCATCACACCTTAGAGATGCTCTCATTCAATTTGATAGAAGAATGAGTGGATTTGTTTCAAAGAACGCTCTCTTACTCGCACCTGAGACTAGAACATCTGCTCCTGTAACAATTCTAAGGGATAAGCATACTCTAGAGTCGGTTTCTCACACTGGTCTTTACCCATGTGGTGAGGGTGCTGGACATGCTGGTGGAATCACTTCTGCCGCTGTAGATGGAGTCCGTATCGCCATGAGTATGATTTTTAGCGAAAAAGATTATACCGATAAATAA
- a CDS encoding FG-GAP repeat protein, whose translation MLLTVYLTSCTESRVEFKGLNNKVSGAQTNRAPSLSDISNKIVTSGYPITQIDANDDGDDLDIDNDIITYTCYYDTVVDSSVTNTTLCTTLAGISFNINNGKLNWTPNFKQLGVYEFMITGSDGTLRNSQLFTITVEGETIFTASDAETGDQFGNNISISGSNILISASMDDDSGTNAGAVYLLRIDPATGNYIENKITASDGAANDNFGSGLSISGENILVGAYRDDDTASNSGSAYLYRPDPSTGNYIETKITASDAAGGEYFGTRVSISGLNLVIGSPDATGNAATSGAAYFYRPDPATGNYVETKIVASDGATNDKFGTSVSISGDSLLIGSYNATGNVATSGAAYLYRPDPATGNYVETKIVASDGAASDGFGRVVNISGDRLIVCSPFDDDVASNTGSAYSYRVNPSTNVLVETKLTASDAAENDFYCINASNSGDRILIGSYRHDGEFTDSGAAYFYQISPTTGNYVEAKITPSDGALNDYFGISISISGDNSIIGSSRYNSFQGKAYLYEHSTTNNEEIISGSDTATEDRYGGSVSISGDSILIGARNDDDNGNNSGSAYLYRIDPATGNYVETKIIASDGTSNDSFGYSVSISDNNLIIGSNGDDDNGSNSGSAYLYRINPVTGNYVETKITASDGASSDNFGVSVSISGNNILIGASYDDDGAMNSGSAYLYRINPTTGSLVETKITASDGALNDYFGDSVSISGNNLLIGAAYDDDKGSSSGSVYLYRIDPATGNYSETKITASDGAANDYFGKSVSIFGSNLLIGAAMDDDNGSESGSVYLYRQDPTTGNYSETKITASDGTANDQFGSSVSISGTDILVGSYLRDDNGSDSGSAYLYRLDPATNNYVETKISASDGAANDHFSKSLSISGTNIIVGSDQKSTNGADSGAAYLYPVLDL comes from the coding sequence ATGCTTCTTACAGTTTATTTAACATCTTGTACGGAATCAAGGGTTGAATTCAAAGGACTAAATAATAAGGTATCTGGTGCACAGACAAATCGAGCGCCCTCTCTTTCTGATATTTCAAATAAAATAGTAACAAGTGGTTACCCTATTACGCAAATTGATGCAAATGACGATGGAGATGACCTAGATATAGATAACGATATTATAACTTATACTTGTTACTACGACACTGTTGTTGACTCTTCCGTTACAAATACAACTCTTTGTACAACTCTCGCAGGTATTTCCTTTAATATTAATAATGGAAAATTAAATTGGACTCCAAACTTTAAACAACTCGGTGTCTATGAATTTATGATTACTGGATCAGATGGAACTCTAAGAAATAGTCAACTTTTTACTATAACGGTAGAAGGGGAAACGATATTTACAGCATCAGATGCAGAGACAGGAGATCAATTCGGCAATAACATTAGTATCTCAGGAAGCAATATATTAATTAGCGCTTCGATGGATGATGATAGTGGAACTAATGCAGGAGCGGTGTATCTGCTTCGAATCGATCCAGCAACTGGAAATTATATTGAAAATAAAATCACTGCTTCAGATGGAGCAGCAAATGATAACTTTGGTAGTGGACTTAGTATCTCAGGAGAAAATATTCTTGTGGGAGCATATCGAGATGATGATACTGCAAGTAACTCAGGTTCTGCCTACCTTTATCGACCAGACCCTTCGACTGGTAATTATATTGAAACAAAAATTACTGCCAGTGACGCTGCCGGAGGAGAATACTTTGGAACAAGAGTTAGCATTTCAGGGCTAAATTTAGTAATTGGTTCACCTGATGCCACAGGTAATGCAGCAACTTCTGGTGCTGCCTATTTCTATCGCCCAGATCCTGCTACCGGTAATTATGTTGAAACAAAGATTGTGGCCAGTGATGGAGCAACAAATGATAAGTTTGGAACAAGTGTAAGTATATCTGGTGACAGTTTATTGATAGGTTCATATAATGCCACAGGTAATGTAGCAACTTCTGGTGCTGCCTATCTCTATCGCCCAGATCCTGCTACCGGTAATTATGTTGAAACAAAGATTGTGGCCAGTGATGGAGCTGCTAGTGATGGATTTGGTAGAGTAGTAAATATCTCTGGAGATAGGTTAATCGTGTGCTCACCTTTCGATGATGACGTCGCAAGTAATACGGGCTCAGCTTATAGCTACAGAGTTAACCCAAGTACAAACGTTCTTGTTGAAACTAAACTCACTGCATCTGATGCTGCAGAAAATGACTTTTATTGTATTAATGCAAGTAACTCAGGAGATCGTATTCTCATAGGCTCGTACCGACATGACGGCGAATTTACAGACTCTGGAGCAGCCTATTTCTATCAAATTAGCCCAACAACAGGGAACTATGTTGAAGCAAAAATAACACCTTCTGATGGTGCTCTAAATGACTACTTTGGCATTAGCATAAGTATCTCAGGGGATAACTCAATAATTGGATCTAGTAGATATAATTCATTTCAAGGTAAAGCGTATCTCTATGAACACTCTACAACGAACAATGAAGAGATAATTTCAGGTTCAGATACTGCTACTGAGGATAGGTATGGAGGTAGTGTAAGTATTTCAGGAGATAGCATATTAATAGGTGCTAGAAATGATGATGACAACGGAAATAACTCTGGTTCAGCATACCTCTACCGCATTGACCCCGCCACAGGGAATTATGTAGAAACTAAAATTATCGCATCGGATGGCACCTCTAACGATAGTTTCGGATATAGCGTTAGCATCTCCGACAACAACTTGATCATTGGTAGTAATGGAGATGATGATAATGGTTCTAATTCTGGTTCAGCCTACCTCTATCGAATCAACCCTGTCACAGGAAACTATGTTGAAACAAAAATTACTGCATCTGATGGCGCCTCAAGTGATAATTTCGGCGTTAGTGTAAGTATCTCAGGAAATAATATTTTAATTGGTGCATCTTACGATGATGACGGGGCCATGAACTCTGGGTCAGCTTACTTATATAGAATAAATCCTACGACAGGAAGCTTAGTTGAAACAAAAATTACGGCCTCCGATGGAGCCCTAAATGATTACTTTGGCGATAGTGTAAGCATTTCAGGCAATAATCTTTTAATCGGAGCAGCGTACGACGACGATAAAGGTTCAAGTTCAGGCTCTGTCTATCTCTATCGTATAGACCCAGCGACTGGTAATTATAGTGAAACAAAAATAACTGCATCTGATGGCGCTGCTAATGATTACTTTGGTAAAAGCGTTAGTATATTTGGAAGCAACCTATTAATTGGAGCAGCAATGGATGACGATAATGGTTCTGAGTCAGGCTCAGTTTATCTATACCGTCAAGACCCAACGACTGGTAATTATAGCGAAACAAAAATTACTGCATCTGATGGAACTGCAAACGACCAATTTGGAAGTAGCGTTAGCATTTCAGGAACTGACATTTTAGTTGGTTCCTATCTTAGAGACGACAATGGTAGTGATTCAGGCTCAGCCTATCTCTATCGTTTAGATCCCGCAACAAATAACTATGTGGAAACTAAAATCAGTGCCTCTGATGGAGCGGCCAATGATCATTTTAGTAAGAGTTTGAGTATTTCTGGAACAAATATTATAGTTGGGTCAGATCAAAAAAGTACTAATGGAGCAGACTCAGGAGCGGCTTACCTTTATCCAGTGCTTGACCTTTAG